TGGCGAGATTATAAACTTTTATCCTGCACCCGTCTATTTTGCGTTCCTCAACTCCTGCCTCGTATGATTTAGAGTCAAAACGGTAAAATCTCACGGGAGGGTACTTAATCCTATAAGCGTGAGAACCTCTCAGGATAGCCATATCAATATGTTCGGGAACTTCCGTTGTTACTTCATAAAAAGAAAGAGCAGAAAGAAGACAAACGACTCCCCGCGGGGCTTGAAGGGATGCATTAATAATATCGGGATTAGTCATTGGAACATAATTATCCAGCCTGTAAAGCCCCCTGGCAACCCTTTTAACCTTTTTTTCTTTCTCAAGGGCAACAAGCAAATCAGAATGAAATCCGGCATTCAGGATAGATGAAAATCTTACAGTTCCGCCATTATCTCGGAAAAACTTTATTAGTTTTTGTGCTTTATTTTGCATATATACTCCGTATAATATCTACATACTTACAGACAAGTGTATATAATTCATACGAAACTGTCAATGTTTTTTTATAAAAATTATAAAAAGTGTTTGTTCGGGTGTTAGCAGTCAAAATAACGCAAAGGATTATTTAAACAATAGGCATATAGATTCAAAGGTTGTGAATTTTTTAAATCATATGATAGTTCTGGGATAGTGGATATCCCCTTCGGGTCTGGAGATATAAACCTTCCGATACTATAATCATAATATCTTGCTCCAAAGTAATACAATCCGCTTCTATCTAATTTTTTCCCTGTAAACAGATAATCATTATTTGCTGTTCCTTTCGATGCTTCTTTTTCTCCAAACTCTCCAAAATGATACCTCTGCGCTACTTTGTATTGTTCATTCATTATCCCTACAGGACTGCCTAACGGGTCGTTAATATAATAAAAAATATGTCCGCTGTTGTCTATCCTGCATATCCTCATTCCACCCGCATACACATAATTCGCTTTTGGAGTTTATAAATGTTCTTAGTTTAAAAACGTATTATTTTTAAACTTTTCTTTATCCCATCTGCTCGCAAAGTTATAAAATAAATCCCTTTGCCTTTTATTTCCGGTGTAAAATTATACTCTCCCTTACTCAACACCCCATTATAAAGAACCTTCTGCATTCTCCCACATATATCATAAATTTTTATATCTGCCTCTATTGCCTTCGGAATAGACAAATAAATCTTATCTTTTACTATCTTAAAATCCACACTCCGAAATCCAAAATCCAAATTCTTCTTGCCCGCATTATCCTCCACTCCCATGCACCCACAATTTTTCTGGTTCCCTATATCATCCAGTGCCCAGATTGTGCTATCCCCTGCGGTTCCAACTACTATTTCCACACATCCATCATTATCTATATCCGCAACTGTTATGTCGTGAATATCTTCTCCTAACTCTTTTATCCACATTATAGAACCATTTTCACCATTAAGACAGGTAAGCGAATCTGTTTTATTATTAGGAATAAGAACTTCATATTTATTATCTACATCCATATCCGCAACTGATATTCCGCGATGAATCTTGCTCCCTGTCATATAATCCCATTTTCTCTTCCCGCTCATCCCGTTTAAACAATATACCCGGCTGTTCCAACTCCCGATTACAACCTCGAGAGTATCATCATTATTCACATCCGCTATTGCTGCCGAAGAAGTTACTATATCGCCAGTCGCATAATCCCACTTTTTTGTCCCATCTACCCCATTCAAACAGTAAACTTTCCCGTCTCCGCTACCCACTACTACTTCCATATTGTTATCCTTATCAACATCTGCAAGCGATGGAGATGACCACACACCACTCCCGGTCAAATAACTCCATTTTAAAATTCCATTAATCCCACTTAAACAATAAACATTATAATCCATACTTCCAAATACGACTTCCAATGTGTCATTCCCGTCTAAATCCGCCGCTGCAGGAGAAGAATATATCATAAATCCTGTTGTATAACTCCATTTTACTGTCCCATCTACTCCATTTAAGCAATAAACCTTTCCATCTCCGCTTCCCGCTACTATTTCTATCGAACCATTTTTATCAATATCCACCGCTAAAGGAGATGATTCAACAACGTCTCCCGTAGCACGACTCCATTTTATCATTCCGTTTATTCCATTTAAAGAATAAATTTTATTATCATCACTGCCAAATACAACTTCTATTGTATCATCTAAATCAACATCCGACAATACGGCAGAAGTATAAATAAGGCCTCCGCTTAAATAACTCCATTTCAAAGAACCTGTTTCCCCATTAAAACAATACATTTTATAATCACATCCGCCTATTACTACTTCCATAGTATCATCTTTATCTATATCCAGCACTACAGCTCCATAAGCTTCTATCGTTTCATCTGTCTGATACGACCATTTTACAACAGGTTCACTAACCATAGCTCCTGCTATATTTTGTAAATGCGTATGTTCATTATTGGCGCCATACACAGGCCATGTCGTATCTGCATACGATTGCCCTAACATATAAAACATAATTATAATTCCCATATTTCCCCCCCCTATAAATATTATTTTACTTTTAACAGTTCAACATCAAAAATAAGTTCCGAATTTGGTGGAATAAAACTCCCTGCTCCCTTTTCTCCATAACCAAGTTCAGGAGGAATCATAAGTTTTCGTTTCCCCCCTTCTTTCATACCAATAACGCCTTGTTCCCAACCTTTAATTACCTGCCCTGCTCCAACAACAAAAGTAAAAGGGCTACGTCTGTCTTTGGAACTGTCAAATTTCGTTCCGTCAAGAAGCCAGCCTGTATAATGAACTGTTATTCTCGAACCACGCTTTGCTACTTTTCCCTTTCCTATTTTAATATCTCTGCATTTTAATCCTGATTTCATTGTAATTACTTTCCCGCCAACCTCTTTATGCATACAACCACCAAACAATATGCTTAAAATTATAACGACTTTCAAAACTCTCATATAATTGTCCCTCTATATTATATTTTCTTCTCCAAGTAACGAGTGCACTTTATATGGCTTATTCCCTTTTATATATATTCTTGGGACTCTGGGAGACATTCTTGTTATTATTTCATAATTTATAGTCCCGGCTAATTCTGCTATTTCATTCGCAGTTATTTCTTGCTTGCCATCTTTACCAATAAGCGTAACCTTATCCCCTATCTTAACATCCGGAATATCCGTTACATCTACCATCGTCAGATCCATACAGACATTTCCCACAATGTTAGCTCTTTTCCCTTTTACAATTACAATTCCCTTATTTGATAAGGAACGTGGGTACCCATCCCCATAACCTACCAATAAAGTAGCAATTTTACGACGCCCTTTACTTTTATATGTTCTACTATATGAAACACCGGTATTTGCAGGAATCTCATTTATCTGGCATATCCTCGTATAAAGACTTAATATAGGCGACACAGAAACACTTTTTTTACATCCTTCCGATGGATATAACCCATACATTAAAATACCAGGTCTTATCATATTAAAATATGAATCGGAAAAATTAAGTATTGCTGCGGAAGATGCCGTATGAACTAACGGAATATTAATTTTTTCCCTTTCCAATTCCTTCATAACACTTATAAACCTTTTTAATTGAATAGACGTAAAATCACTTTTCAGGTTATCAGGTTCAGTAAAATGAGTAAAGATACCTTCTACTTTTAGATTCTTTAACTTAATTATTTCTCTAATAATACTTACACTATTTTCCCATGGGATACCGGTTCTTATCATACCGGTATCTACTTCTATATGAATTTTTACTTTTTTATTCTTTTTATAGGCTTCTTTTGCTATAAATTTAGCAAAACTCAAATCACTTACTGTTGGAATAAAACCGGATTCTATTATTTTGGAAACACTTATTGAATCAACAGGAGAAAGTATTACAATGGGAAGCCCTAGTTTTTCAAGCTCACAAGCTTCTTCTACTGAAGCTACTCCAAGAACAATCTTTTTTTCAAATTTGAATGTATTTGCAATTTCTTTTGCACCATGCCCGTAAGCATTTGCCTTAACTACTGCAAGAATTTCTAAGGATTTTCCGGACTTTGGATGTTTTGCTGATATTTTACTTAAATTTTTTCTTAATTTATCTAAATCTACAGTCGCCCATGTTCTATAATAGTCATGAAACATATTCTATCAAATATTTTTCTAATGCCATTAATCAGCAACTTAGATTGGGAGAACAAGCTCTTAGTGTGGAGCTTGTTCTCCATTTAGTGGAAAAATTTATTTCTTTCTCAATATTTTAAGTTCTATACGACGATTAAGAGCACGTCCTTCATCGGTAGCATTATCAGCAATTGGAACAGCCTCACCATAACCTTTTGCTATTATTCTTTTTGGTGATATTCCATGCGCTATAAGGTATCGTCTTACAGACTCTGCTCTTCTCTGGGACAAATCCATATTGTATTCATCATCTGCTACCCAATCCGTATGCCCGCCAATTTCTACATTAATGCCGGAATTCTCATTCAGGAAACTTACTATTTTATCCAATAAGATATACGAATCCACAAAAATACGTGAACTGTCAAACTCAAAATGAACACCATAAAGAATTATCTTTTCGGCAAGTAACTCAAAATTAAGTATTTCCGTTTCCCCGGGTTTGCAAACTATAGGCGAACTCTGAGCTATATAATCAGGATACTCAGCAGTAACTACATATCTACCCGAAGGTAACGAATCCAATTTATAAAGTCCTTCCTTGTTTGTTGTAGAAATGCTGTCTACAAGTTTTGCTACCTCATATGCTTTGCTGCTGCTATCTGCTGTTTCTATTTTCTCCCATTTTCCTGTATTTACATTTAATCTATACTCTTCGCCCTTTATAGTTGTCGTAATCTCCGTAGGTTTATAGGAAGAACTTGCTACTGCAGACATTTTCTGAGCGGATAAAACTGTAATTTTTGCATTATTAACCGGTAAAGTGCTCCATTTATCAATAACTCTTCCGACCAAGGCAGACTTTGAAATCTGGGGCATAAGCTCAAAATCAAGGACAGCCTTTTCTCCTCTTTCTACCGTAACAAATTTACTGTCTCCATTATATCCATCTTTTGTTACCGTTACTCTGACTTTCCCCGCCGATACGTCTGCATCATACACACCACTCCCAGGCTCACTAACGGTTTTGGGCGTACGAGTTGCCGTAATTATTGCATCTATACCCTTTTTAGTTACTGCATCTATAACTCTGCCCGTCAACATCCCTTTATTTGTTACTGGCTGCATCTTATAGAAATCATAGGCAAATCCTATGCCTATGTTAACCGCCCATGTTGGTCTCATTCCCCATCCGGTTGCAATATGGTATTTTGATGTTTCTAAAGCCGTATCGGGAATAAAATCCGTGAACGCATATTCTCTTTTGCCTATCACAAGAAAATCTGCAGCAATATCTGCACTTATCCCGGTACCAATAAATTTAAAACCAAGTGTTATATAACTTGGTAAATCATCTCCAAATGAGGTAAGCCTACGATTCCCCCAGAATTCTATATATGGGTCAAAAAAATCAAAGAATAAAATATCTGAACCAACGCCATATATGATTTCACTTGCTTTATCTTTATACTGGTAACCTGCATTTAAATATCCGCTAAGAGGCGATGGACCACTTGTAGAACCACTCAGAAGAAGCATTCCACCGGGAGCTACCATACCATTTGTAAAATATCTAAATACCCCTCCGCGGTTTGAAACTGTTGCTTTACCAAAATAAGATGCATCATAAAAAGTAGTATCCCTGTCCGTACCAATAGGAATACTAACAAAAGGATATAGAGCAAAAACGCGGGTAGGAATAAGCTTTACTCCTATATCCAAATCTCCCCTATCTATACTCGCTCTGTTAAAATGACCATTATAATACCAGTCTACAGGTCTTTCCGGCGAACGAGATGGGATTAATTCCGGATCTGTCCCATCTGCACAATCTATAAAATCCGCTTTATACCTGAAACGAGAACTAATCTCTAACCATTTTGTAAATGCCATACTAAAAGAGAAATCAAAATCCCCCCCGAAATAGCTATCTACAGCTTTACCACTACTGTCTATGTACATTACTCCTAATGAATCATGAGGATAATAAACTTTTAAATCCGAAGTAAATATTCTAATACACATTCTACTAAAAAATATACCGGGATAACCATTATCAGCCGCAATTAAATGATATAGCCCTTTTGTCCCCCCCATAGAAGGCGACATCGGCGTCCCATATACATTACCTAAAACAAACACTCCCAATACAAATAAAACACATTTTCTCATCTTTCCTCCTTGCATAATATTCATTATCTTTTATATAAAAACATTTAACCTTTGTCAATTTTTTTATTAAAAATTTGTAAATAATACTAGATTCTTATTAAAATACTTCTTAAACCTAATAAAAAAACGCTATTCTTTTTTATTGTCCTGCCTTTTTTCCAGGTTAGACATAAGCTCTAAAAACTCTTTATAATCTAATGTTTCAGGCCTACGGTTTAAATCTATGCTTCCAAGTTTGTCCACTTTTAAAGACAAACTATTTTTTAATTGCTTCCTTCTATGGGAAAAAACCGCTTTCACCATATTAAAAAATTTCTTTTCATTTACAATAGAAATGGTCTCTGTAGACATAATTTTTTTGGGAGTAATGGATACAACCTCTGCAACTACCTTCGTTGCCGGGAAAAAAGCTCTTCCGGAAATCTTGAATAATGGGACAATTTCCATATAATATTGAAAAAATACACTTATTGCCCCGTATAATTTACTTCCGACTTTTGCATTGATTTTATCAACTACTTCTTTTTGCAATATAATCAAACTTCTTTCAATATAATCCCTGTTATTTAAAAACCAATAAAGAAAATCTGAAGTTATAGAAAATGGCACATTTGAAACAAGTTTAACTTTCCCGGAAAGATCTCCTAAAGTTTTAAGTTCAAGACATAAAACATCTTTATTTAAAAACACTTTATTCTTTATATCGTAAAACTCTTTAACCAAAAAATCAAACAATATTTTATCCTTCTCAATTGCCACAACTTTCTTTGCTTTCTCACATAAAATCTTTGTAAAAACACCTAATCCCGGTCCTATTTCAAGAACAATATCTTCTTTGCTAATATTTGCGCTTTTTATAAACTTATGCACTATATTTTCATCATTCAGGAAACTTTGTCCAAGTGATTTATTTGGGCTTAAATTATGGGTTTTAAGTAGATTTTCTATATCTGCCATCATTCCCTGTATTTATAAAATAAAACAATTCCTATCGCAATAAATAATATGTCGGGTAAAAGACCTGCAAGCAAAGGAGATAAGAAACCTGCATGTCCATAAGCTCTTACTAATTGTGATATTCCCCAGTAAAGGAAACTAAAGAATAAAGCAATTGCAAAACCTACAATAAAACCGATATTTCTTACCTTGCCTGCCAATGGGAACCCTAATAAAATAACAATTAAATTCATAAACGGAAATGATATTCTAAAATTTAAATCCACAAGCTCTTTTGTAATATCTTCTCCCTTCCTTTGTAATTTCTTAATATAGTTTCTAAATTCAACAAATCCCATCCCAAGTTCAGATTTTACTTCTTTCACAAAATCCCGCGGGCCTTCTTCTATTTTTAAAAACATAGAATCAAAATATACAACTTCATAATTACTTTCATTATCATTAAATACATATTTTGACCCGTCATAAAGCCACCAACCATTATTTCTATATACTGCATTTTTTGCATCCAATCTTTCTTTTACGCTATATGATTTCAAAAGTTCATACATCGTAAAACCGGTTATAATACCTTCCTGTGGGTTTATAAATTTTATATAATAAAAATGATTATTATCATCAGAATAATAAACATCATAATTAGGAGTAAGCTTTTTCTCATTCTGTTTTTTAATATTCTTATCTCTTATAATTAAACTTTTTTGAGTTATAGGAGGCGCGACAGTTTCATTTAAGACAAATACTATTCCACTTATTAACAGCCCAATCCATAACATTGGCAAAAATAACCGCTCGGGACTTATTCCGGCAAGTTTTAAACTCATAAGTTCTAAACGTCGTGATAAATTACCAATAGATATCACACACGCAAGCAAACACGATACGGGAGATAATAATGTTCCTATTAAATAAGGTGTTTGATATAAATAATACTGAATAATATTCCATAACGACGCCTTGTTATCCACATAAGTTGAAATTTGCTCAAAAATATCAACTATTACATATATTACAAGCAACCCTATTAAACTCCATATAAAACTTATAATAAATTCTTTTAATATATACCTGTCAGCTATTTTCATTGTAATATGATTTTCTGAATCATAAAACTGTGGCTATAATTCTTTTTATATTTTATCTCGTTAATGGGACGTCTTTTATTGCTCTTCGTTGACTTTTCTTTAATATAATAAAATTCCAGATACCTTTAAGATACCCAAATCCATAAGCAAAATGAAGCGTAGCAAAACTCATAAATAAACTAATAAAATGTTTTAGTCCTTTCTTGATGCATATCGAAAATGAAAACATACTATTAACAAGAATATAAAAAAAACTGATAGCAATAAAACTTATACCGCACAACCTGAAAAATATAGAACAAATCCCACTAATTATCAAACTACTAATAAAAGCCATAGGGACTAATTGCCTCCATGTACAAACCCCACCTATTTTCTTAACAACAAGGGGCTTAAAATAACCATACTGAAAATACATATTCCATAACTTACTTAAAGAATCTCTTACAGAATAATATGAAATAATATCAGGAATAAGAAGTATTTTCCCTCCATTCTTTATTAATCTAAAATTAAACTCATCATCCTGGTTTCTAATCAACTCCTCATCAAAAAATCCTACTCTGTTAAATACTTCCTTTCTATAACATCCAAAGGGCACAGTATCTACATACTTTGGTTCCTTAGAACCTATTCTAAAATAAGCATTCCCTACTCCAAATGGATGAGAAATTGCTACTGCTATTGATTGAGCTAAAATGCTATTATTGCCGGGTAACGCAATTAATATACCCCCAACGGCATCTGCTTCAGTAGTTTTTAAATACTCCACACTATGTTTCAAGAACTCCTTATCTAAAATACTATGTGCACTGACAATCACAATTATTTCCCCGACTGAATGTTTTATACCTATATTCATTGCTATTGGAGTAACCTTTTGATGATTATCCAGAAGTTTTATAAAAAGATACTTTTCTGAATATCTTTTTACAATCTCTCTTGTACCATCTTCACTCATCCCGTCTGAAACAAGAATTTCAATTCTGTCTTTTGGATAGTCATTTTCAAGTATCGAATCAAGGCATTTTGAAATAAAATTCTCCTCATTTCTACACGGGATTATTATTGAAATGAATAATGACATATTTTCTTATTTATCCTTTATGTTTATAAAATAAATTTGACACCTTGTTCATCTATCGTTTTATAGCTTTCTTTTTAGACTTTTTGCTTATTTTCCTATTAATCTCCACCAATTAATCAACCTCTATTCACTTTTTTATTCGTTTCCTTTCCGGCGATAGAATAAATATTTTCCGGCAACTTGCTTGAGAGTTGTTAAAGATTTAGATTCTGCACAATTTATTAACGGTTTTGGATCCCGGGGCAATTCATATGGTACTCCCAATATAACAAACATAATCATAAGAAAAGCAGCGCATAGAATAATTTGAAAAAACGCCATGGAAATAGAACCGCGAAGAGATAATGCTAAAAAATAAACTAAACTTGAACCTGCCAACACATTCCAAAAAATATTCCTTTGCGCTTTAATGTGAAGAAAGGCTAATCCCATACCCCATATTAAAGCAGGCAGCCAAAATAAATACCCGAAATTTATATAACAATCCCCGGTAAAGGTAGGTTGCACACTTCTTCTTTCTAAATAAGCACTTGATGTTTCCGTCAAAGCATCCGCAACTTTATACATCGTGTCTACTTTTATCCCTTCCGATTTACGAGATGATAACCAAAATAGAAAAACCGTTTTATAAGTATTGCCATACAACCATCCGTATTGTCTGGGAAATAGGTCTATTATTCTAAAATAATAAAGTCTATAATTAAATTCGGATTTAGGATTATTTAAAAGAAAAAGATATGTCTTTTTATCAAAAAGATATTTAGAAAACATTCCTGCCGTTCTTTGTGGCTGCCATCTCCAAAGATGAACGGTTTCAAAAACAATAAAAAATAAGGGAATACATAACCCTACCATAATTGCTTTCCGGGCTGAAAAATTCTTCTTTGTTTTTACGGTAATATAATAATATAAAAGTGGACCAATAATATAAATAAGAAACGCTCGAGCACTTGCTATAGTAAGTATATCCAGAACAAGCAAAGTTCCTATTCCAAACATTATCCATTTCCTTTTCACAAGAGATATATAATTTGATATCAGAATTAAAGAAAACAACCATCTTCCCAAGTCAGAGGCTCCGCCTCTTCGTATTAAAAGCAAAAAACCACCAAAAGAAATAATAAATGTTACCCATAATAATACTGAAAGATAAAAATTATCCTTTTGGGCATTACTCTTTTTTACAGGAAAAGTTTTAACTAGCCATGGTTTTTGAAAAATTAAATTTTCCCCTAAAAACAAACTGAACAAAACCCCTATGTTTACGATATTGGCTTTCAATCTTATGGCTATAGGGAAAGAAGAATCCGCGCCTAAAACAAGTCCAAGGATTTGCGCTAAACCAAAAATCGCAAGATAAACCGCATAAAATACACAGGATACATTATTTTGCCTTAACCTTTTCCAGGCAAGTGCCCCACTAAAAAAAATGGTAATGAAAATAAGAAATAAATTAATAGTTTCCACGGCTTTTAATATTCCAAATTTAAAGATTTATTTTTACAATAATTTAATTCTTATAAAAATTAATTAATTCTCTCTGCATATTTTTTGAACTAAAAGATGTTAAATACGCATTCCTGCCATTTATTCCGTATGGATTTTCACCCTTTATCTTTAGCTTTATTAACTCTGAAATTGTCTTTAAAATCTCAACTTCATTATTATAATCAACAGCTATCCCACATTTATATTTTTTAACGGTTTCATCCATAGAAGTATCTTTGCTCACAATAATTGGCTGTTCAAACATCATTGCTTCAAAAAGTTTATTGGGACTTGAATATCTATAATTTGCTACTTCCGGATTATACAGAGCAAAAGTTATATCAAAATTAGACATAACTTCTAATGCCCTTTCGTAAGGTGAAACCCTTCCAATAATTTTTACGTTGAGAATATTATCCTTTTTTATTCTTTCTTTTATTTCTTTTT
Above is a window of bacterium DNA encoding:
- a CDS encoding transcriptional regulator; translated protein: MQNKAQKLIKFFRDNGGTVRFSSILNAGFHSDLLVALEKEKKVKRVARGLYRLDNYVPMTNPDIINASLQAPRGVVCLLSALSFYEVTTEVPEHIDMAILRGSHAYRIKYPPVRFYRFDSKSYEAGVEERKIDGCRIKVYNLAKTLADCCKFRNKIGMNIVREALKVAIKEKNIKPKEIMQYAKICRVDNIIKPILEAML
- a CDS encoding RHS repeat-associated core domain-containing protein — protein: MRICRIDNSGHIFYYINDPLGSPVGIMNEQYKVAQRYHFGEFGEKEASKGTANNDYLFTGKKLDRSGLYYFGARYYDYSIGRFISPDPKGISTIPELSYDLKNSQPLNLYAYCLNNPLRYFDC
- a CDS encoding PQQ-binding-like beta-propeller repeat protein → MGIIIMFYMLGQSYADTTWPVYGANNEHTHLQNIAGAMVSEPVVKWSYQTDETIEAYGAVVLDIDKDDTMEVVIGGCDYKMYCFNGETGSLKWSYLSGGLIYTSAVLSDVDLDDTIEVVFGSDDNKIYSLNGINGMIKWSRATGDVVESSPLAVDIDKNGSIEIVAGSGDGKVYCLNGVDGTVKWSYTTGFMIYSSPAAADLDGNDTLEVVFGSMDYNVYCLSGINGILKWSYLTGSGVWSSPSLADVDKDNNMEVVVGSGDGKVYCLNGVDGTKKWDYATGDIVTSSAAIADVNNDDTLEVVIGSWNSRVYCLNGMSGKRKWDYMTGSKIHRGISVADMDVDNKYEVLIPNNKTDSLTCLNGENGSIMWIKELGEDIHDITVADIDNDGCVEIVVGTAGDSTIWALDDIGNQKNCGCMGVEDNAGKKNLDFGFRSVDFKIVKDKIYLSIPKAIEADIKIYDICGRMQKVLYNGVLSKGEYNFTPEIKGKGIYFITLRADGIKKSLKIIRF
- a CDS encoding FKBP-type peptidyl-prolyl cis-trans isomerase — protein: MRVLKVVIILSILFGGCMHKEVGGKVITMKSGLKCRDIKIGKGKVAKRGSRITVHYTGWLLDGTKFDSSKDRRSPFTFVVGAGQVIKGWEQGVIGMKEGGKRKLMIPPELGYGEKGAGSFIPPNSELIFDVELLKVK
- the alr gene encoding alanine racemase is translated as MFHDYYRTWATVDLDKLRKNLSKISAKHPKSGKSLEILAVVKANAYGHGAKEIANTFKFEKKIVLGVASVEEACELEKLGLPIVILSPVDSISVSKIIESGFIPTVSDLSFAKFIAKEAYKKNKKVKIHIEVDTGMIRTGIPWENSVSIIREIIKLKNLKVEGIFTHFTEPDNLKSDFTSIQLKRFISVMKELEREKINIPLVHTASSAAILNFSDSYFNMIRPGILMYGLYPSEGCKKSVSVSPILSLYTRICQINEIPANTGVSYSRTYKSKGRRKIATLLVGYGDGYPRSLSNKGIVIVKGKRANIVGNVCMDLTMVDVTDIPDVKIGDKVTLIGKDGKQEITANEIAELAGTINYEIITRMSPRVPRIYIKGNKPYKVHSLLGEENII
- a CDS encoding OmpA family protein encodes the protein MRKCVLFVLGVFVLGNVYGTPMSPSMGGTKGLYHLIAADNGYPGIFFSRMCIRIFTSDLKVYYPHDSLGVMYIDSSGKAVDSYFGGDFDFSFSMAFTKWLEISSRFRYKADFIDCADGTDPELIPSRSPERPVDWYYNGHFNRASIDRGDLDIGVKLIPTRVFALYPFVSIPIGTDRDTTFYDASYFGKATVSNRGGVFRYFTNGMVAPGGMLLLSGSTSGPSPLSGYLNAGYQYKDKASEIIYGVGSDILFFDFFDPYIEFWGNRRLTSFGDDLPSYITLGFKFIGTGISADIAADFLVIGKREYAFTDFIPDTALETSKYHIATGWGMRPTWAVNIGIGFAYDFYKMQPVTNKGMLTGRVIDAVTKKGIDAIITATRTPKTVSEPGSGVYDADVSAGKVRVTVTKDGYNGDSKFVTVERGEKAVLDFELMPQISKSALVGRVIDKWSTLPVNNAKITVLSAQKMSAVASSSYKPTEITTTIKGEEYRLNVNTGKWEKIETADSSSKAYEVAKLVDSISTTNKEGLYKLDSLPSGRYVVTAEYPDYIAQSSPIVCKPGETEILNFELLAEKIILYGVHFEFDSSRIFVDSYILLDKIVSFLNENSGINVEIGGHTDWVADDEYNMDLSQRRAESVRRYLIAHGISPKRIIAKGYGEAVPIADNATDEGRALNRRIELKILRKK
- the rsmA gene encoding 16S rRNA (adenine(1518)-N(6)/adenine(1519)-N(6))-dimethyltransferase RsmA — encoded protein: MMADIENLLKTHNLSPNKSLGQSFLNDENIVHKFIKSANISKEDIVLEIGPGLGVFTKILCEKAKKVVAIEKDKILFDFLVKEFYDIKNKVFLNKDVLCLELKTLGDLSGKVKLVSNVPFSITSDFLYWFLNNRDYIERSLIILQKEVVDKINAKVGSKLYGAISVFFQYYMEIVPLFKISGRAFFPATKVVAEVVSITPKKIMSTETISIVNEKKFFNMVKAVFSHRRKQLKNSLSLKVDKLGSIDLNRRPETLDYKEFLELMSNLEKRQDNKKE
- a CDS encoding LptF/LptG family permease, which translates into the protein MKIADRYILKEFIISFIWSLIGLLVIYVIVDIFEQISTYVDNKASLWNIIQYYLYQTPYLIGTLLSPVSCLLACVISIGNLSRRLELMSLKLAGISPERLFLPMLWIGLLISGIVFVLNETVAPPITQKSLIIRDKNIKKQNEKKLTPNYDVYYSDDNNHFYYIKFINPQEGIITGFTMYELLKSYSVKERLDAKNAVYRNNGWWLYDGSKYVFNDNESNYEVVYFDSMFLKIEEGPRDFVKEVKSELGMGFVEFRNYIKKLQRKGEDITKELVDLNFRISFPFMNLIVILLGFPLAGKVRNIGFIVGFAIALFFSFLYWGISQLVRAYGHAGFLSPLLAGLLPDILFIAIGIVLFYKYRE
- a CDS encoding glycosyltransferase family 2 protein, coding for MSLFISIIIPCRNEENFISKCLDSILENDYPKDRIEILVSDGMSEDGTREIVKRYSEKYLFIKLLDNHQKVTPIAMNIGIKHSVGEIIVIVSAHSILDKEFLKHSVEYLKTTEADAVGGILIALPGNNSILAQSIAVAISHPFGVGNAYFRIGSKEPKYVDTVPFGCYRKEVFNRVGFFDEELIRNQDDEFNFRLIKNGGKILLIPDIISYYSVRDSLSKLWNMYFQYGYFKPLVVKKIGGVCTWRQLVPMAFISSLIISGICSIFFRLCGISFIAISFFYILVNSMFSFSICIKKGLKHFISLFMSFATLHFAYGFGYLKGIWNFIILKKSQRRAIKDVPLTR